Proteins from a genomic interval of Erwinia sp. SLM-02:
- the fhuA gene encoding ferrichrome porin FhuA: MNDCRIDPVRRPVAVLIAAALGSTLCSPVANANGEETLTVSASTQESAWGPVGSLVAKRSASATKTDTPLVKTPQSVSVVTRDELDLLDPPTIKDALRFAPGVMVESRGSVSGFNSVNIRGFSQISDNIWLDGLKLAGDGYTSFQVDPYLLERVELLRGPASVLYGASDPGGVIALVSKRPTAETLRELQFKMGNHNLYQTGFDFGGAGDDNGEFLWRLTGVASDRDEQQEGEKAKRYSLAPALTWQPNDNTRITLLSQFSDEPDIGWFGYLPAEGTVTAGAAGKLATNFNDGEPGYNKISRRQMMLGYDAEHQFGNGWSLRQNLRYATAEMDYHTIYGSTISASDATQLTRGALEMKEQLSTFSVDTQLQNRYSTGEIDHTSLIGVDYRRLRNDIWHAFGSASNLSLTRPVYGNTDVSYYSLSSQVDHQQQTGVYLQDQAQWQRWMLTLGGRYDWAKSDSVNRYASNALTEQNDSEFSWRGGLNYLFDNGIAPYISYSESFLPTSGTDYYGHTFQASRAKQYEAGVKYAPAEGLISASAAVYQLTKDKNLSTDLDHVYYSTQNGEVRSRGIELEAKAALTRSVDVIASYSYTQAKFTHDSLYQGNQPYEIPKNMASLWGDYTFHSSALSGLTLGMGARYIGSTWGDNANAFKVGAVTVWNTALRYDLARFNLPGSSLGLNVNNLFDKQYVAGCYATTACYYGAERQITGTATFRF; encoded by the coding sequence ATGAATGATTGCAGGATTGATCCCGTTCGCCGGCCGGTTGCGGTACTGATTGCCGCTGCGCTGGGCAGCACACTATGTTCCCCTGTCGCCAACGCCAACGGTGAGGAGACGCTAACGGTCAGCGCCAGCACGCAGGAAAGCGCCTGGGGACCCGTCGGGAGCCTGGTGGCTAAACGCAGTGCCAGCGCCACCAAAACCGATACGCCGCTGGTGAAAACGCCGCAGTCTGTATCGGTGGTTACCCGCGACGAACTGGATTTACTCGACCCGCCCACGATTAAGGATGCTCTGCGCTTTGCCCCCGGAGTGATGGTGGAAAGTCGTGGCTCGGTGTCCGGATTTAACTCGGTGAATATTCGTGGCTTCTCGCAGATTTCAGACAATATCTGGCTGGATGGCCTCAAGCTGGCTGGCGACGGTTACACCAGTTTTCAGGTTGATCCTTATCTGCTGGAGCGCGTAGAGCTGCTGCGCGGCCCGGCCTCGGTGCTTTATGGTGCCAGCGATCCGGGCGGGGTGATTGCGCTGGTCAGCAAGCGCCCGACGGCGGAAACGCTGCGTGAATTGCAGTTCAAGATGGGCAATCATAATCTTTATCAGACCGGGTTTGATTTCGGCGGCGCGGGGGATGACAACGGCGAATTTCTCTGGCGTCTGACCGGAGTGGCCAGCGATCGTGATGAGCAGCAGGAGGGGGAGAAAGCTAAACGGTATTCTCTGGCTCCGGCTCTGACCTGGCAGCCGAACGATAACACCCGCATCACGTTGCTCAGCCAGTTCAGCGATGAACCGGATATCGGCTGGTTCGGTTATCTGCCTGCCGAAGGTACCGTCACCGCTGGGGCGGCGGGCAAACTGGCGACGAATTTTAACGATGGCGAACCGGGATACAACAAGATCTCCCGTCGGCAAATGATGCTGGGTTATGACGCTGAACATCAGTTCGGCAACGGCTGGAGCCTGCGGCAGAACCTGCGCTATGCCACGGCAGAAATGGATTATCACACGATTTACGGCAGCACGATTTCCGCCAGCGATGCCACACAGTTAACGCGGGGCGCGCTGGAGATGAAAGAACAGCTCAGTACCTTTTCCGTCGACACGCAGCTACAAAACCGCTACAGCACCGGCGAGATCGATCACACCAGCCTGATCGGAGTGGACTACCGCCGCCTGCGCAATGATATCTGGCACGCTTTCGGCAGCGCGTCAAACCTCAGCCTGACCCGCCCGGTTTACGGCAACACCGACGTCTCTTACTACAGCTTAAGCAGCCAGGTGGATCACCAGCAGCAAACCGGCGTCTATTTGCAGGATCAGGCGCAGTGGCAGCGCTGGATGCTGACGCTGGGCGGCCGCTATGACTGGGCGAAAAGTGATTCCGTGAATCGCTATGCCAGCAACGCGCTGACCGAACAGAACGACAGCGAGTTTTCCTGGCGCGGCGGGTTGAACTACCTGTTTGATAACGGTATTGCCCCGTATATCAGCTACAGCGAGTCGTTTTTACCGACCAGCGGCACCGATTATTACGGCCATACGTTCCAGGCTTCCCGCGCTAAACAGTATGAGGCGGGCGTGAAGTATGCCCCTGCCGAGGGACTGATTTCCGCCAGCGCGGCGGTGTATCAGCTGACTAAGGATAAAAACCTCAGCACCGATCTGGACCATGTTTACTACTCAACGCAGAACGGGGAGGTTCGCTCACGCGGCATTGAGCTGGAAGCGAAAGCAGCATTGACCCGTAGCGTCGATGTGATCGCCAGCTACAGCTATACCCAGGCGAAGTTCACCCACGACAGCCTGTACCAGGGCAATCAGCCGTATGAGATCCCGAAAAATATGGCTTCGCTGTGGGGAGATTATACCTTCCACAGCTCGGCGCTCAGCGGCCTGACGCTGGGCATGGGCGCGCGCTACATTGGTTCCACGTGGGGGGATAACGCCAACGCGTTCAAGGTCGGGGCGGTGACGGTGTGGAACACCGCGCTACGCTACGACCTGGCACGGTTCAATCTGCCGGGGTCATCGCTGGGACTTAACGTCAATAACCTCTTTGATAAACAGTACGTTGCCGGATGTTATGCCACCACCGCCTGCTACTACGGCGCTGAACGGCAGATAACCGGCACCGCAACGTTCCGTTTCTGA
- a CDS encoding hydroxyacid dehydrogenase: protein MPHVLIAGSIHQAGLTILQNAPGFTFELVKEVSTASYAPFIEHADALLLRTQPLTATEIAQAPRLKVVSRHGVGYDAVDVAALNQRGIPLTIVGDVNSLSVAEHTFALLMGVAKQLRVYDENLRSGNWNCRNSFSAMELSGRTLFVLGFGRIGREVARMARCFNMFVVAYDPYVADEIFHALGVERITELDAGLKIADALTVHLPLSDSKPLIGRRELALLRPQAIVINTARGGIVDEQALIEALKNDRLGGAGLDVFSQEPPPRDSALLHASWRLILSPHSAGLTEEAAMRMSVSAVNNIIHYFTGELEENLIVNYQQINNAHAV, encoded by the coding sequence ATGCCGCACGTACTGATTGCCGGCAGTATTCATCAGGCCGGCCTGACGATTCTGCAAAACGCGCCCGGCTTTACTTTTGAGCTGGTGAAAGAAGTGAGCACCGCCAGCTATGCGCCTTTTATTGAACACGCCGATGCGCTGCTGCTGCGCACCCAGCCGCTGACTGCCACCGAGATCGCCCAGGCTCCCCGGCTGAAGGTGGTATCCCGCCACGGAGTGGGCTACGACGCAGTCGACGTGGCGGCGCTGAACCAGCGCGGCATTCCGCTGACCATCGTCGGTGACGTTAACTCGCTGTCGGTGGCGGAACATACCTTTGCGCTGCTGATGGGCGTGGCGAAACAGCTGCGGGTTTACGATGAAAACCTGCGCAGCGGTAACTGGAACTGCCGTAACAGCTTCTCGGCGATGGAATTATCCGGCCGCACGCTGTTCGTACTGGGCTTTGGCCGCATCGGGCGGGAAGTGGCGAGAATGGCGCGCTGCTTCAACATGTTCGTGGTGGCCTACGACCCTTACGTCGCAGATGAAATCTTCCATGCCCTCGGCGTGGAGCGCATCACCGAGCTGGATGCTGGATTAAAAATCGCCGATGCGCTGACCGTGCATCTGCCGCTCAGCGACAGCAAGCCGCTGATTGGCCGCCGCGAGCTGGCGTTGCTCAGGCCACAGGCGATTGTGATCAACACCGCACGCGGCGGCATTGTTGATGAACAGGCGCTGATCGAGGCGTTGAAAAACGATCGCCTGGGCGGCGCGGGGTTGGATGTCTTCAGCCAGGAGCCGCCGCCGCGCGACTCGGCGCTGCTGCATGCGTCCTGGCGACTGATCCTCAGCCCGCACTCCGCCGGACTGACCGAGGAAGCGGCGATGCGCATGTCGGTTTCCGCCGTGAATAATATTATTCATTATTTCACCGGCGAGCTGGAAGAAAACTTAATTGTGAATTACCAACAAATAAATAACGCGCACGCCGTTTAA
- a CDS encoding TraR/DksA family transcriptional regulator, producing the protein MSPADYMNSQQLAFFQQRLQQDKQVLLAHIDQLKAGLQWGDNQGDEADKALREEELRLLLRQIDRESRLLPKIDAALIRIRKGEYGYCQESGDPIGLPRLLLRPTADLSIDVKMTHEMKEAAWRK; encoded by the coding sequence ATGTCGCCCGCAGATTACATGAATTCCCAGCAGCTGGCGTTTTTTCAGCAGCGTTTACAGCAGGATAAACAGGTACTGCTGGCGCATATTGACCAGCTGAAAGCCGGTCTGCAGTGGGGGGACAACCAGGGCGATGAGGCCGATAAAGCGCTGCGCGAAGAGGAGCTGCGGCTGCTGCTGCGTCAGATCGATCGTGAAAGCCGTCTGTTGCCGAAAATCGACGCCGCCCTGATCCGCATCAGAAAGGGTGAGTACGGCTACTGCCAGGAGTCCGGCGATCCTATCGGCCTGCCGCGCTTACTGCTGCGGCCAACCGCAGACCTGAGTATCGACGTCAAAATGACTCATGAAATGAAAGAAGCAGCGTGGCGGAAATAG
- a CDS encoding FadR/GntR family transcriptional regulator: protein MKSPQAIVRQPLVNTVIDALRAAIGDGSWPVGERIPTEGELAQLYNVGRNTIREAVRVLSHSGMLEVRQGDGTWVRSALDPAEIMRQVDRSSLRDHFELQCMIESEAAKYAAERRTREDLIAMKRALKQRGEYSPGRDMAEFVTLDSCFHQALVDASHNEAMRALYHYFSVSVRHHIEQFLALNLFPEPNLQAHTAVYDAIAARDPQLAQLAVRQMLTPTINYLAQLK, encoded by the coding sequence ATGAAATCACCCCAGGCAATCGTGCGCCAGCCGCTGGTCAATACGGTTATTGATGCCCTACGCGCCGCAATTGGCGACGGCAGCTGGCCGGTTGGCGAACGTATTCCTACCGAAGGCGAGCTGGCACAGCTGTACAACGTCGGCCGCAATACGATCCGCGAAGCGGTACGTGTCCTCTCCCACTCCGGCATGCTCGAAGTCCGCCAGGGCGACGGAACCTGGGTGCGCAGCGCGCTCGACCCGGCGGAAATTATGCGCCAGGTCGACAGAAGCAGCCTGCGCGATCACTTTGAATTGCAGTGCATGATCGAATCAGAAGCGGCTAAGTATGCCGCCGAGCGGAGAACGCGCGAAGATTTAATCGCGATGAAGCGTGCGCTGAAGCAGCGCGGCGAATATTCACCGGGCAGAGATATGGCCGAATTCGTTACGCTCGACAGTTGCTTCCATCAGGCGCTGGTCGATGCCTCACATAACGAAGCGATGCGTGCCCTGTATCACTACTTCAGCGTTTCGGTACGGCATCACATTGAGCAGTTTCTGGCACTGAATCTGTTCCCCGAGCCGAATTTACAGGCGCATACTGCGGTTTACGATGCGATTGCCGCCCGTGACCCACAGCTGGCGCAGCTGGCAGTCAGGCAAATGCTGACCCCAACGATCAATTATCTGGCTCAGCTGAAGTGA
- the nudI gene encoding nucleoside triphosphatase NudI, with translation MRQRTIVCPIIQNKGEYLLCKMAADRGVFPGQWALSGGGMEPGETMEAALRREIQEELGNELEITEVRPWAFRDDIRTKTYADGSTEEIYMIYLIFDCISANRTISFNEEFQEVRWVAAEKIGELDLNEATRVTFSQKGLI, from the coding sequence ATGCGCCAGAGGACGATCGTTTGCCCCATCATTCAAAATAAAGGTGAGTATCTGTTATGCAAAATGGCTGCGGATCGCGGGGTTTTTCCCGGCCAGTGGGCGCTTTCCGGTGGTGGGATGGAGCCGGGCGAAACCATGGAGGCCGCGCTGAGAAGGGAGATTCAGGAAGAACTGGGGAACGAGCTGGAAATTACGGAAGTCAGACCCTGGGCTTTCCGTGATGACATTCGGACCAAAACCTACGCCGACGGTTCAACCGAAGAGATTTACATGATTTACCTTATCTTCGACTGCATCAGTGCGAACCGGACTATTTCGTTTAATGAAGAGTTTCAGGAAGTACGCTGGGTAGCCGCTGAGAAGATAGGGGAGCTGGATCTGAACGAGGCAACGCGCGTCACCTTCAGCCAGAAAGGACTGATTTAG
- the iolG gene encoding inositol 2-dehydrogenase — protein sequence MLKTAVLGAGRIGKIHAANIASHPQATLVAVADPFINSANALADLYGARAVSDPLELINDADIDAVIIATPTDTHVDLMLAAARQGKKVLCEKPVDLDLSRAADACRQLDELNAPVMVAFNRRFDPSASELQRAIAEGEIGELHQVVITSRDPDFAPLDYLRHSGGIFRDMVIHDFDMARWLLGEEPVEVYASASRLLKPELGEFDDYDTVMVQLITASGRQCHINCSRRAVYGYDQRLEAFGSAGMLLNNNQRANSVRRYTAAATEVQSPLEAFFLERYEQAYRLEMDAFIQAALGNRAIPVTPFDGLMALKLAECAARSAASGRPVTVD from the coding sequence ATGTTGAAAACAGCCGTGCTCGGTGCTGGCCGCATCGGGAAAATCCACGCCGCGAATATCGCCAGTCACCCGCAGGCAACGCTGGTGGCGGTGGCCGATCCTTTTATTAATAGCGCAAACGCGCTGGCGGATTTATATGGCGCCAGAGCCGTATCCGATCCTCTGGAATTAATTAACGACGCGGATATCGATGCGGTGATTATTGCTACGCCCACCGATACCCACGTTGATTTAATGCTGGCCGCCGCGCGGCAGGGAAAAAAAGTCCTGTGTGAAAAGCCGGTCGACCTGGATTTAAGCCGTGCCGCCGACGCCTGCCGTCAGCTTGATGAATTAAACGCGCCGGTGATGGTGGCCTTTAACCGCCGTTTCGATCCCAGCGCGAGCGAGCTGCAGCGGGCCATTGCCGAAGGTGAAATCGGCGAACTGCATCAGGTGGTGATTACCAGCCGCGATCCGGATTTTGCGCCGCTGGACTACCTGCGTCATTCGGGCGGGATTTTCCGCGATATGGTGATCCACGATTTCGATATGGCCCGCTGGCTGCTGGGCGAGGAGCCGGTGGAGGTATACGCCAGCGCCAGCCGCCTGCTAAAGCCGGAACTGGGGGAGTTTGACGACTACGACACGGTAATGGTGCAGCTGATCACGGCATCGGGCAGGCAGTGCCATATCAACTGCAGTCGCCGCGCGGTTTACGGCTACGATCAGCGGCTGGAAGCGTTCGGCTCCGCCGGAATGCTGCTGAATAATAACCAGCGTGCTAACAGCGTGCGCCGCTATACCGCTGCCGCCACGGAGGTGCAGTCACCGCTTGAGGCGTTCTTCCTTGAGCGCTATGAGCAGGCCTACCGGCTGGAGATGGATGCCTTTATTCAGGCTGCGCTGGGCAACCGCGCCATTCCCGTGACCCCCTTTGATGGCCTGATGGCGCTGAAGCTGGCCGAATGTGCCGCGCGCTCTGCCGCCAGCGGCAGGCCTGTGACTGTTGATTAA
- a CDS encoding Gfo/Idh/MocA family protein codes for MKKMGIGIIGTGFMGLSHALAYRAAAGIFPADAAPELIAVADVDGAAAERAAKRFGFRRHTDDWHSLINDPEIDVVSITTPNRFHLEQALAAIKAGKHVHCEKPIAPTSEEARIMTDAAEAQGVITQVGFNYLKNPLIKLAREMIDSGELGDIVSFRGIHAEDFMASPLTPWSWRLDPAGGAGAVADLGSHIVAMARFLLGPVVAVQADLETVIKQRPVAAGAHEQRAVEVDDIARLTVEFARGCKGSIEASWVAMGRNMQLGFEVYGTRGALHFTQERFNELHYYRHDAAGGLRGFQKIEAGPQQAPYGAFCPAPGHQLGFNDLKTIEIAEFLRAVAGGEFSGPGFRDAMEIQQVIDAAIRSSREQRWVAV; via the coding sequence ATGAAAAAAATGGGCATTGGTATTATCGGTACCGGATTTATGGGGTTATCACATGCGCTGGCCTATCGCGCCGCAGCGGGCATTTTTCCCGCTGATGCGGCTCCGGAACTGATTGCGGTGGCCGACGTGGACGGCGCCGCGGCGGAGCGGGCGGCAAAGCGCTTCGGCTTTCGTCGCCATACCGACGACTGGCACTCGCTGATTAACGATCCGGAGATCGACGTGGTGTCGATTACCACGCCGAACCGCTTCCATCTGGAGCAGGCGCTGGCGGCAATTAAAGCCGGTAAGCACGTGCACTGCGAAAAACCCATCGCGCCGACCAGCGAAGAGGCGCGGATTATGACCGATGCCGCCGAAGCGCAGGGGGTGATCACTCAGGTGGGCTTTAACTACCTGAAGAACCCGCTGATTAAGCTGGCGCGGGAGATGATCGACAGCGGCGAACTCGGTGATATCGTCAGCTTTCGCGGCATTCACGCGGAAGATTTTATGGCCTCCCCGCTGACGCCGTGGTCATGGCGGCTGGATCCGGCCGGGGGCGCGGGGGCAGTGGCCGATCTCGGCAGCCATATTGTCGCCATGGCGCGCTTCCTGCTGGGGCCGGTGGTGGCGGTGCAGGCGGATCTGGAAACGGTGATTAAGCAGCGCCCGGTGGCGGCCGGTGCGCACGAGCAGCGCGCGGTTGAGGTGGATGATATCGCCCGCCTGACCGTGGAGTTTGCGCGCGGCTGCAAGGGCAGTATTGAGGCCAGCTGGGTGGCGATGGGCCGCAATATGCAGCTGGGTTTTGAGGTTTACGGCACGCGGGGGGCGCTGCATTTCACCCAGGAACGCTTCAACGAGCTGCACTATTATCGTCACGATGCCGCCGGTGGGCTGCGCGGTTTCCAGAAGATTGAGGCAGGTCCACAGCAGGCACCCTACGGCGCATTCTGCCCGGCACCGGGCCATCAGCTGGGCTTTAACGATTTGAAGACCATTGAGATTGCGGAGTTTCTGCGGGCGGTAGCCGGTGGCGAGTTCAGCGGGCCGGGGTTCCGTGATGCGATGGAGATCCAGCAGGTGATTGATGCGGCGATTCGGTCTTCGCGGGAGCAGCGGTGGGTGGCGGTTTGA
- a CDS encoding CobW family GTP-binding protein, with translation MQRIPLTILNGFLGAGKTTLLKSLLMQAQNLRLNVSVIVNDMSELDVDGVLIANTELVGQQRQNFISIAADSISSPTGVNKLAQALERLAVNHPDMILLETSGSSHPLPLIKLLRDHPQVQLRGFLSLIDAVMLQSDYESGKQLIPRWQRNLQQQRGGVENLLAGQILFCSHLMLTKVDRLNADSVLDIAHAVHPINPAVAVMALPWGNLPISELLAYPEYDFHRVAKLVEELEAEVEQFSDTRAPYDIESRVITDDRPFHPQRLWDTYQQYLGAGIHRSKGFFWLPGRDDLALLWNQAAGSISLEFISYWKAGVLRHENSLLNSEERRILQQQLDAMPGRFGDRRCSLTVIGLAEQLDPFVSALRRCFLSEEEIDWWRQGGTFADPWPTSVARLKS, from the coding sequence ATGCAGCGCATCCCCCTGACCATTCTGAACGGTTTTCTGGGCGCCGGAAAAACCACCTTACTGAAAAGCTTACTGATGCAGGCACAGAATCTGCGGCTGAACGTCAGCGTCATTGTCAACGATATGAGCGAACTGGACGTTGACGGCGTGCTGATTGCCAATACCGAACTGGTGGGGCAGCAGCGGCAAAACTTTATCTCCATTGCTGCCGACAGCATCAGCAGCCCGACCGGAGTGAACAAGCTTGCGCAGGCGCTTGAACGGCTGGCGGTTAATCATCCCGATATGATCCTGCTGGAAACCTCCGGCAGCAGTCATCCGCTGCCGCTGATTAAGCTGCTGCGCGATCATCCTCAGGTACAGCTACGGGGCTTTCTGTCGCTGATTGATGCGGTGATGCTGCAAAGCGACTACGAAAGTGGGAAACAGCTGATCCCACGCTGGCAGCGCAATCTGCAACAGCAACGTGGCGGGGTCGAAAACCTGCTGGCAGGGCAGATCCTGTTTTGCAGCCATCTGATGCTGACTAAAGTCGATCGCCTGAACGCCGATAGCGTACTGGATATCGCGCACGCCGTGCATCCCATCAATCCGGCGGTGGCGGTAATGGCGCTGCCGTGGGGAAATTTACCGATAAGTGAACTGCTGGCTTACCCCGAATACGATTTTCATCGCGTGGCGAAGCTGGTTGAGGAGCTGGAGGCTGAGGTAGAGCAGTTCAGCGATACCCGCGCACCTTACGATATCGAATCCCGGGTGATTACGGATGACCGACCGTTTCACCCACAGCGGCTGTGGGACACCTATCAACAGTATCTGGGTGCCGGTATCCACCGCAGCAAGGGGTTTTTCTGGCTGCCGGGACGGGACGACCTGGCGCTGCTGTGGAATCAGGCAGCGGGCAGCATCAGCCTGGAATTTATCAGCTACTGGAAAGCGGGCGTGCTGCGGCACGAGAACAGCCTGCTGAATAGCGAAGAACGGCGCATCCTGCAGCAGCAGCTGGACGCCATGCCGGGGCGTTTTGGCGATCGCCGCTGTAGCCTGACGGTCATCGGACTGGCCGAACAGCTCGATCCCTTTGTCTCGGCACTGCGGCGCTGCTTCCTCAGCGAGGAAGAGATCGACTGGTGGCGGCAGGGCGGGACTTTTGCCGATCCCTGGCCAACAAGCGTGGCCAGACTGAAGTCGTAA
- a CDS encoding glycine zipper 2TM domain-containing protein codes for MLLKRSFSVAVVVLLTLSITACGHMSNRGRNTAIGAGIGAIGGAVLTGGSSLGTVGGAAVGGIIGHQISR; via the coding sequence ATGCTTTTAAAACGCAGCTTTTCTGTCGCCGTTGTGGTACTGCTGACGCTCTCTATTACTGCCTGTGGACATATGTCCAACCGTGGCAGAAATACGGCGATTGGTGCAGGTATTGGTGCGATTGGCGGTGCGGTTCTGACCGGAGGAAGTTCTCTGGGCACCGTCGGCGGCGCGGCAGTCGGGGGCATTATTGGCCACCAGATTAGCCGCTGA
- a CDS encoding helix-turn-helix domain-containing protein yields MASIKCISVKQRLLADTGRPGHSVVRFGQLIYSLNGELRCDTAQGNWWLPPRGAIWIPRGELHAASGSGEITCFHLYEDERMPPFCATLRPTALLAELLHRAAHFSHDAQLTQRQTRLLATLQDELAVATTEACSLPLPSDGRLNKLVTQLMAAPADKTPAAEWARRIGMSERNMSRQLLRETGMSLGRWRRQLHIMLALQQLRQGDAVQNVALTLGYESPSGFITMFRKITGKSPGRYLAEERSSEFCSD; encoded by the coding sequence ATGGCATCAATTAAGTGCATTAGCGTAAAGCAACGGCTGCTGGCCGACACTGGTCGGCCCGGCCATTCGGTTGTCCGTTTCGGCCAGCTGATTTACAGTCTGAACGGTGAGCTGCGCTGCGACACGGCGCAGGGGAACTGGTGGCTGCCGCCGCGTGGTGCAATCTGGATCCCGCGTGGCGAGCTGCACGCGGCCAGCGGCAGCGGTGAAATAACCTGCTTTCATCTGTACGAGGACGAGCGGATGCCGCCGTTTTGCGCCACGCTTCGGCCGACGGCGCTGCTGGCTGAGCTGCTGCACCGCGCCGCACATTTTTCGCATGATGCGCAGTTAACGCAGCGACAGACGCGCCTGCTGGCCACCCTGCAGGATGAACTGGCGGTGGCCACCACCGAGGCCTGTTCGCTGCCGCTCCCCTCAGATGGCCGCCTTAATAAACTGGTCACCCAGCTGATGGCCGCCCCGGCCGACAAAACCCCTGCGGCAGAGTGGGCGAGGCGCATCGGGATGAGCGAGCGCAATATGTCCCGCCAGCTGCTGCGGGAAACCGGCATGAGCCTGGGTCGCTGGCGACGGCAGCTGCATATCATGCTGGCTTTGCAGCAGCTGCGGCAGGGCGATGCCGTGCAGAATGTGGCGCTGACGCTGGGATACGAAAGCCCCAGCGGATTTATCACCATGTTTCGTAAAATCACCGGGAAATCGCCGGGACGGTATTTAGCGGAAGAACGGTCATCAGAATTCTGTTCCGATTAA
- a CDS encoding helix-hairpin-helix domain-containing protein, with product MANIITCTTTDGETIQYVDEIIGSGSMKDVYFSPDKSYVVAFYKQPQNAQAKERIDMITGRYRKNIFEQSGGDYWRSVFCWPTSVVEHDGKTGIVVPCYQPHFFFKYGSKNNDFLNIKGREKEGKWFASASNQNKFLDPRERGNTLSYLKVCLLLTRAVRRMHAAGLCHSDLSYKNVLIDPEQGHACVIDIDGLVVPGKYPPDVVGTPDFIAPEVVRTSHLPKEDPLRILPSISTDRHALAVLIYMYLFYRHPLRGGKIHDMDDEMRDESLAMGERALFIEHPADRSNAVKVSQVSPASLPWADPQKIPYTIMGPYLTPLFDKAFIDGLHDPAKRPTADEWETALVKTVDLIQPCQNKGCEQEWYVFSGKTKPVCPYCGTPYKGKLPILNLYSSRKAGSYRPDDHRLMVWSGQSLYAWHVNRLIAPNERTTDAQKKRVGYFVFHNDRWWLVNEGITGLMSLPDKKAIAIGDKLALEDGTQFVLSTEEGGRLVVVQLVTN from the coding sequence ATGGCAAATATTATTACCTGCACCACCACGGATGGGGAAACCATCCAGTACGTTGACGAGATCATCGGTTCCGGCTCGATGAAAGATGTCTATTTCTCGCCGGATAAGTCTTACGTGGTGGCGTTTTACAAGCAGCCGCAGAACGCCCAGGCCAAAGAGCGCATCGATATGATCACCGGGCGCTACCGGAAAAATATCTTTGAGCAGTCCGGCGGCGACTACTGGCGCAGCGTGTTCTGCTGGCCGACCAGCGTGGTTGAGCACGATGGGAAAACCGGGATTGTGGTCCCCTGCTATCAGCCGCACTTCTTCTTTAAGTACGGCTCGAAAAATAACGATTTCCTCAACATCAAGGGTCGGGAGAAAGAGGGAAAATGGTTTGCCAGCGCCAGCAACCAGAATAAATTCCTCGATCCCCGCGAGCGCGGCAACACCCTGAGCTACCTCAAGGTGTGCCTGCTGCTGACGCGCGCGGTGCGCCGGATGCACGCTGCGGGCCTGTGCCACAGCGACCTGAGCTATAAAAACGTGCTGATCGATCCGGAACAGGGCCACGCCTGCGTGATTGATATCGATGGCCTGGTGGTGCCGGGCAAATACCCGCCGGACGTGGTGGGCACGCCGGACTTTATCGCCCCGGAGGTGGTGCGCACCAGCCATCTGCCGAAAGAGGATCCGCTGCGTATTCTCCCCAGCATCAGCACCGACAGGCACGCGCTGGCGGTGCTGATCTATATGTATCTGTTTTATCGCCATCCGCTGCGCGGCGGAAAAATCCACGATATGGATGATGAAATGCGCGATGAGTCGCTGGCGATGGGGGAACGCGCGCTGTTTATCGAGCATCCGGCCGATCGGAGCAACGCGGTGAAAGTCAGCCAGGTCAGCCCGGCTTCCCTGCCCTGGGCCGATCCGCAAAAGATCCCCTACACCATCATGGGGCCGTATCTGACACCGCTGTTCGATAAGGCGTTTATCGACGGACTGCACGACCCGGCTAAGCGACCCACCGCCGACGAGTGGGAAACGGCGCTGGTGAAAACGGTGGACCTGATCCAGCCCTGCCAGAACAAAGGCTGTGAGCAGGAGTGGTACGTTTTCTCCGGTAAAACCAAACCGGTGTGCCCCTACTGCGGCACGCCGTACAAAGGCAAACTGCCGATCCTCAATCTGTATTCCTCGCGCAAGGCGGGCAGCTATCGCCCGGATGACCACCGGCTGATGGTGTGGAGCGGCCAGTCGCTCTACGCCTGGCACGTTAACCGGCTGATCGCCCCCAACGAACGCACCACCGACGCGCAGAAAAAGCGCGTGGGCTATTTTGTGTTCCATAACGATCGCTGGTGGCTGGTGAATGAAGGCATTACGGGGCTGATGTCGCTGCCGGATAAAAAGGCGATCGCCATCGGCGATAAGCTGGCGCTGGAGGACGGCACGCAGTTTGTGCTGTCGACGGAGGAAGGTGGCAGGCTGGTAGTTGTACAGCTGGTGACGAATTAA